Proteins found in one Zea mays cultivar B73 chromosome 1, Zm-B73-REFERENCE-NAM-5.0, whole genome shotgun sequence genomic segment:
- the LOC103644324 gene encoding glutamic acid-rich protein isoform X3, translated as MSRCFPFPPPRYEKTVRPDAQLASQQQQLDKEKHKEKKHKKDKKDKDRKEGKEKKDKDRSRDKHKDKKDRKEKHKDEKKDKSKDKNRESGEGIQRNDEALHGQKVGESSRGSEEIKDLKFREELVRGVQDEKGAASQTIENYAVSNDRNRKGFIASPAMETERSAHNKVHIQSGNASRKTEGFIQQSINANRQKNGTSVQHSESFTTSARRTAGGFPPAPTTEDKFKAARLSSSNEAAPRKEGVGQRISNISISLQKRTENTNKDVAKKEVGTSSPLPPNPANAMHKGNGKVGRPMDNTQGSMQRFGSPSTSSATWGMDRGAPRSSIPSPSITIRRPNGMVRPAENLSVSAKKPDAGGLSPAMGKEKEQGGRLLQANISTDQKLAAESRSASAKKPDAGGLSPAMGKEKEQGGRLLQANISTDQKLAAESRSVSAKKPDAGGLSPAMGKEKEQGGRLLQGNISTDQKLGAENRSVSAKKPDAGGLSPAMGKEKEQGGRLLQANISTDQKLVMSKPPAVEKAADGRAERMEKVRDGAPDIAKKEDKKSDRHEKKKRKEKDKHKEKKKEKEAKKEKREHNHKEHNKTRENSISYPIDSLNLKHSVPPLAPPVDDGKSVVPDENLKKRKNHETNGYLQNF; from the exons ATGTCTCGCTGCTTCCCGTTTCCGCCACCACGATATGAGAAGACCGTGCGCCCCGACGCCCAGCTAGcctcgcagcagcagcagcttgacAAG GAGAAACACAAAGAGAAGAAACATAAGAAGGACAAGAAGGACAAAGATAGAAAGGAAGGTAAAGAAAAGAAGGATAAAGACAGGAGTAGGGATAAGCACAAAGATAAGAAAGATCGTAAAGAAAAACACAAAGACGAGAAAAAAGACAAGAGCAAAGATAAAAACAGGGAGTCAGGCGAAGGAATTCAAAGAAATGACGAGGCTCTCCATGGTCAGAAGGTTGGAGAGAGCAGCAGGGGGTCTGAAGAAATTAAGGATCTTAAATTCAGGGAGGAGTTGGTCAGAGGAGTACAGGATGAGAAAGGGGCAGCGAGTCAAACTATTGAAAATTATGCTGTTTCAAATGATCGAAATCGCAAAGGCTTCATTGCTTCACCTGCAATGGAGACTGAAAGGTCCGCGCATAATAAAGTGCATATTCAGTCTGGTAATGCTTCAAGGAAAACTGAGGGATTTATACAACAGAGCATCAATGCCAATCGACAAAAGAATGGGACATCAGTACAACATTCTGAAAGCTTCACCACTTCTGCTCGAAGAACTGCTGGTGGCTTTCCACCAGCACCTACAACGGAGGATAAATTCAAAGCTGCAAGGCTTTCATCCAGTAATGAAGCTGCACCCAGAAAAGAGGGGGTTGGACAGCGAATCAGTAACATTAGCATATCGCTTCAAAAGAGAACTGAGAACACAAACAAAGATGTCGCGAAGAAAGAAGTTGGCACCTCCTCTCCATTGCCTCCAAATCCTGCTAATGCTATGCATAAGGGAAATGGCAAGGTTGGTAGGCCAATGGACAACACACAAGGATCCATGCAGAGATTTGGCAGCCCATCAACATCAAGTGCAACATGGGGGATGGATAGAGGAGCACCTAGGTCATCCATCCCAAGCCCGAGCATTACAATACGGAGACCGAATGGCATGGTACGACCAGCTGAAAATCTTTCTGTCTCTGCTAAGAAACCTGATGCAGGAGGCCTTTCACCTGCTATGGGTAAGGAAAAGGAACAAGGTGGAAGGTTGCTGCAAGCTAATATTTCAACTGATCAGAAACTGGCAGCTGAAAGTCGTTCTGCCTCTGCTAAGAAACCTGATGCAGGAGGCCTTTCACCTGCTATGGGTAAGGAAAAGGAACAAGGTGGAAGATTGCTGCAAGCTAATATTTCAACTGATCAGAAACTGGCAGCTGAAAGTCGTTCTGTCTCTGCTAAGAAACCTGATGCAGGAGGCCTTTCACCTGCTATGGGTAAGGAAAAGGAACAGGGTGGAAGGTTGCTGCAAGGTAATATTTCAACTGATCAGAAACTGGGAGCTGAAAACCGTTCTGTCTCTGCTAAGAAACCTGATGCAGGAGGCCTTTCACCTGCTATGGGCAAGGAAAAGGAACAAGGTGGAAGGTTGCTGCAGGCTAATATTTCAACTGATCAGAAACTGGTTATGTCAAAGCCTCCAGCTGTGGAGAAAGCTGCAGATGGGAGAGCTGAAAGGATGGAGAAGGTCAGAGATGGGGCACCAGATATTGCCAAGAAAGAGGACAAAAAGAGTGATCggcatgagaaaaagaaaaggaaagagaaagataaacacaaagagaagaaaaaggagaaagaGGCAAAGAAGGAGAAAAGGGAACATAACCACAAAGAGCATAATAAAACAA
- the LOC103644324 gene encoding glutamic acid-rich protein isoform X2, protein MSRCFPFPPPRYEKTVRPDAQLASQQQQLDKEKHKEKKHKKDKKDKDRKEGKEKKDKDRSRDKHKDKKDRKEKHKDEKKDKSKDKNRESGEGIQRNDEALHGQKVGESSRGSEEIKDLKFREELVRGVQDEKGAASQTIENYAVSNDRNRKGFIASPAMETERSAHNKVHIQSGNASRKTEGFIQQSINANRQKNGTSVQHSESFTTSARRTAGGFPPAPTTEDKFKAARLSSSNEAAPRKEGVGQRISNISISLQKRTENTNKDVAKKEVGTSSPLPPNPANAMHKGNGKVGRPMDNTQGSMQRFGSPSTSSATWGMDRGAPRSSIPSPSITIRRPNGMVRPAENLSVSAKKPDAGGLSPAMGKEKEQGGRLLQANISTDQKLAAESRSASAKKPDAGGLSPAMGKEKEQGGRLLQANISTDQKLAAESRSVSAKKPDAGGLSPAMGKEKEQGGRLLQGNISTDQKLGAENRSVSAKKPDAGGLSPAMGKEKEQGGRLLQANISTDQKLVMSKPPAVEKAADGRAERMEKVRDGAPDIAKKEDKKSDRHEKKKRKEKDKHKEKKKEKEAKKEKREHNHKEHNKTRENSISYPIDSLNLKHSVPPLAPPVDDGKSVVPDENLKKRKNHETNGYLQRSHKY, encoded by the exons ATGTCTCGCTGCTTCCCGTTTCCGCCACCACGATATGAGAAGACCGTGCGCCCCGACGCCCAGCTAGcctcgcagcagcagcagcttgacAAG GAGAAACACAAAGAGAAGAAACATAAGAAGGACAAGAAGGACAAAGATAGAAAGGAAGGTAAAGAAAAGAAGGATAAAGACAGGAGTAGGGATAAGCACAAAGATAAGAAAGATCGTAAAGAAAAACACAAAGACGAGAAAAAAGACAAGAGCAAAGATAAAAACAGGGAGTCAGGCGAAGGAATTCAAAGAAATGACGAGGCTCTCCATGGTCAGAAGGTTGGAGAGAGCAGCAGGGGGTCTGAAGAAATTAAGGATCTTAAATTCAGGGAGGAGTTGGTCAGAGGAGTACAGGATGAGAAAGGGGCAGCGAGTCAAACTATTGAAAATTATGCTGTTTCAAATGATCGAAATCGCAAAGGCTTCATTGCTTCACCTGCAATGGAGACTGAAAGGTCCGCGCATAATAAAGTGCATATTCAGTCTGGTAATGCTTCAAGGAAAACTGAGGGATTTATACAACAGAGCATCAATGCCAATCGACAAAAGAATGGGACATCAGTACAACATTCTGAAAGCTTCACCACTTCTGCTCGAAGAACTGCTGGTGGCTTTCCACCAGCACCTACAACGGAGGATAAATTCAAAGCTGCAAGGCTTTCATCCAGTAATGAAGCTGCACCCAGAAAAGAGGGGGTTGGACAGCGAATCAGTAACATTAGCATATCGCTTCAAAAGAGAACTGAGAACACAAACAAAGATGTCGCGAAGAAAGAAGTTGGCACCTCCTCTCCATTGCCTCCAAATCCTGCTAATGCTATGCATAAGGGAAATGGCAAGGTTGGTAGGCCAATGGACAACACACAAGGATCCATGCAGAGATTTGGCAGCCCATCAACATCAAGTGCAACATGGGGGATGGATAGAGGAGCACCTAGGTCATCCATCCCAAGCCCGAGCATTACAATACGGAGACCGAATGGCATGGTACGACCAGCTGAAAATCTTTCTGTCTCTGCTAAGAAACCTGATGCAGGAGGCCTTTCACCTGCTATGGGTAAGGAAAAGGAACAAGGTGGAAGGTTGCTGCAAGCTAATATTTCAACTGATCAGAAACTGGCAGCTGAAAGTCGTTCTGCCTCTGCTAAGAAACCTGATGCAGGAGGCCTTTCACCTGCTATGGGTAAGGAAAAGGAACAAGGTGGAAGATTGCTGCAAGCTAATATTTCAACTGATCAGAAACTGGCAGCTGAAAGTCGTTCTGTCTCTGCTAAGAAACCTGATGCAGGAGGCCTTTCACCTGCTATGGGTAAGGAAAAGGAACAGGGTGGAAGGTTGCTGCAAGGTAATATTTCAACTGATCAGAAACTGGGAGCTGAAAACCGTTCTGTCTCTGCTAAGAAACCTGATGCAGGAGGCCTTTCACCTGCTATGGGCAAGGAAAAGGAACAAGGTGGAAGGTTGCTGCAGGCTAATATTTCAACTGATCAGAAACTGGTTATGTCAAAGCCTCCAGCTGTGGAGAAAGCTGCAGATGGGAGAGCTGAAAGGATGGAGAAGGTCAGAGATGGGGCACCAGATATTGCCAAGAAAGAGGACAAAAAGAGTGATCggcatgagaaaaagaaaaggaaagagaaagataaacacaaagagaagaaaaaggagaaagaGGCAAAGAAGGAGAAAAGGGAACATAACCACAAAGAGCATAATAAAACAA